In Pseudobacter ginsenosidimutans, the following are encoded in one genomic region:
- a CDS encoding T9SS type A sorting domain-containing protein encodes MKPLVLSAVMAAACVSASGQALPSIDPDVINVAGGTFKKGYYSLDFSIGEATLINTMKSPGNNFFLTNGFLQPYIIGFNIPVENPHFSEDEVRIYPNPTFGPFELNIFTEQHGKVKIYLVDRLGKILYTKENQTFGFGYRDRIDLSRYPNGVYTLKVELFPDDGSRSKKGTYKIIKVGR; translated from the coding sequence ATGAAACCACTGGTGCTCTCAGCTGTAATGGCTGCTGCATGTGTGTCGGCTTCCGGGCAGGCCCTACCCTCCATCGACCCGGATGTTATCAATGTTGCCGGCGGAACTTTTAAAAAGGGATATTACTCCCTTGATTTCAGCATTGGTGAGGCAACGCTGATCAATACGATGAAGAGCCCGGGTAATAATTTCTTTCTCACCAACGGCTTTTTGCAACCCTACATAATTGGTTTTAATATTCCTGTTGAGAATCCTCATTTTTCGGAGGATGAAGTGCGCATCTATCCCAATCCAACTTTCGGTCCATTTGAGCTGAATATTTTTACCGAACAGCATGGTAAGGTGAAGATCTATCTGGTAGACAGACTTGGAAAGATCTTGTACACGAAGGAGAATCAGACATTCGGATTTGGATATCGTGATCGTATCGATCTGTCGCGTTATCCGAATGGCGTATACACCTTGAAAGTGGAACTGTTCCCGGATGATGGCAGTCGCAGCAAAAAAGGAACATATAAAATCATTAAAGTAGGCAGATAA